A single Halarcobacter anaerophilus DNA region contains:
- a CDS encoding T6SS phospholipase effector Tle1-like catalytic domain-containing protein gives MSSNDITIGKAFFKEDEGIHLYRYSVKETGEEIHGFSASLRTRTAYIIISNKESLKLNNKEEDREKILKTVKEKYKEHLIKAVEQESKNLILNHLNALQEIAVDKKLVKLTSLNLYNASSYGSILKVKNYTHAYNQKLEDSLKIKEERKSIGVLTFNRDSSQKILEDEKRNSLEKEDAYIIVSMPYVYNIKKDSKTQELELSYYEENITASFMPELVVEYGVFFDGTKNNIYNINFYRNFTEFLKEPAEYIEENRNFFFEPKNAIYDYTSIQEYIVSEPNPQLNDQIIILLLSQMNKAEKEIRYFDKSSNLEVEEKEILESTKAKHAKKVFDYLIDVKKEINSSEEENREKYVRENILADDAKDSSFINGESNISRLYNLYDGADVKKSKNRLAATRFKLYESGAGTNNPFIQEGYKEDSNLFGSGLGGEKLFTTDKTGIKAHIIYACIKISEQLRASNVKYIDELVFDVFGFSRGAATARHFVCSILKDSEVLEKGNKKYSIKMKNDKNIFTSFFGENGIVYIDGKRYFNPLNTEKKYYGSGRSRIKNPYYGSTVTIDSLSFRFTGLYDTVPHYGIKQSNDFENLNLNFFKDKNDEKIGQVVHLMAKDEYRFNFDAYSIFEEINKEYHKIKGSSPSQGKKFEEYFLPGAHSDIGGGYNSSSETILLTKKYVKNYDEIPEEIKDSIIAWNDKYNWLNTNNIQKVKLKSEIKENDEDGFYYCIIPEVTPSYFGTSFPKPVLYLYMHKKEVLNKYEYVTLKIMYERAIYKDMTQGKELGKKDDLEIVPFSSLTSYSFKKDDVLTKTYETLKEKGEFKSGDEIYKKLKDDYIHHSSKYADFVHRASFEDKEVEDFYGKRVIYSALGNKFTI, from the coding sequence ATGAGTAGTAATGATATAACCATAGGAAAAGCTTTTTTTAAAGAAGATGAAGGGATACATTTATATAGATACTCAGTAAAAGAGACAGGAGAAGAGATACATGGATTTAGTGCAAGCCTTAGAACTAGAACCGCTTATATAATAATTAGTAATAAAGAGAGTTTAAAATTAAATAATAAAGAAGAAGATAGAGAAAAAATTTTAAAAACAGTAAAAGAAAAATATAAAGAGCATCTAATAAAAGCAGTAGAACAAGAGAGTAAAAACTTAATTTTAAATCATTTAAATGCCTTGCAAGAGATAGCAGTGGATAAAAAGTTAGTAAAATTAACTTCTTTAAATTTATATAATGCAAGTTCATACGGAAGTATATTAAAAGTTAAAAATTATACCCACGCTTATAATCAAAAATTAGAAGATAGTTTAAAAATAAAAGAAGAGAGAAAAAGTATAGGAGTTTTGACTTTTAACAGAGATAGTAGCCAAAAAATTTTAGAAGATGAAAAAAGAAACTCTTTAGAAAAAGAGGATGCCTATATTATAGTCTCTATGCCTTATGTATATAATATAAAAAAAGATTCAAAAACACAAGAGTTGGAGCTAAGCTATTATGAAGAGAATATTACAGCCTCTTTTATGCCTGAATTAGTAGTAGAGTATGGAGTGTTTTTTGATGGCACAAAAAATAATATCTATAATATAAACTTTTATAGAAACTTTACGGAGTTTTTAAAAGAACCTGCTGAATATATTGAAGAAAATAGAAACTTCTTTTTTGAACCCAAAAATGCAATTTATGACTATACAAGTATCCAAGAATATATAGTATCAGAACCAAATCCCCAATTAAATGACCAAATAATAATTCTTTTACTTTCACAAATGAATAAAGCTGAAAAAGAGATAAGATATTTTGATAAAAGCTCAAATCTAGAAGTAGAAGAAAAAGAGATCTTAGAAAGCACAAAAGCAAAACATGCAAAAAAAGTGTTTGATTATTTAATAGATGTTAAAAAAGAGATAAACAGTAGTGAAGAAGAAAACAGAGAAAAATATGTAAGAGAGAATATTTTAGCTGATGATGCAAAAGATAGCAGTTTTATAAACGGTGAATCAAATATCAGCAGACTTTATAATCTGTATGATGGAGCCGATGTAAAAAAGAGTAAAAACAGACTTGCAGCAACAAGATTTAAACTCTATGAAAGCGGAGCAGGAACCAATAACCCTTTTATTCAAGAAGGTTATAAAGAAGATTCAAACCTTTTTGGTTCAGGTTTAGGCGGAGAAAAACTTTTTACTACGGATAAAACAGGAATAAAAGCTCATATTATATATGCTTGTATAAAAATATCAGAGCAACTAAGAGCTTCAAATGTAAAGTATATTGATGAACTGGTTTTTGATGTATTTGGATTTAGTAGAGGAGCGGCAACCGCTAGACATTTTGTTTGTTCAATTTTAAAAGACTCAGAAGTTTTAGAAAAAGGAAATAAAAAGTATAGTATAAAAATGAAAAATGATAAAAATATCTTTACTTCTTTTTTTGGAGAGAACGGTATTGTTTATATTGATGGAAAAAGATATTTTAATCCACTTAATACAGAAAAAAAATATTACGGTTCAGGCAGAAGTAGAATTAAAAATCCTTATTACGGAAGTACTGTTACAATAGACTCCCTCTCTTTTAGATTTACAGGACTTTATGATACGGTTCCACATTACGGTATAAAACAGTCAAATGATTTTGAAAATCTAAATCTAAACTTTTTTAAAGATAAAAATGATGAAAAGATAGGACAAGTAGTCCACTTAATGGCAAAAGATGAATATAGATTTAATTTTGATGCCTACTCAATTTTTGAAGAGATAAATAAAGAGTATCATAAAATTAAAGGATCCTCTCCTAGCCAGGGTAAAAAGTTTGAAGAGTATTTTCTTCCCGGAGCACATTCAGATATTGGAGGAGGGTATAACTCTTCAAGTGAAACTATTTTATTAACTAAAAAATATGTAAAAAACTATGATGAAATTCCTGAAGAGATAAAAGACTCTATAATAGCTTGGAATGACAAGTACAATTGGTTAAACACTAACAACATACAAAAAGTAAAATTAAAAAGTGAAATAAAAGAGAATGATGAAGATGGCTTTTACTATTGCATTATACCTGAAGTTACACCTTCATATTTTGGAACATCTTTTCCAAAACCTGTTTTATATTTATATATGCATAAAAAAGAGGTTTTAAACAAATACGAATATGTAACACTTAAAATCATGTATGAAAGAGCTATTTACAAAGATATGACACAAGGTAAAGAGTTAGGTAAAAAAGATGATTTAGAAATAGTACCTTTCTCTTCTTTAACTTCTTACTCTTTTAAAAAAGATGATGTTTTAACTAAAACCTATGAAACTTTAAAAGAAAAAGGGGAGTTTAAAAGCGGTGATGAAATTTATAAAAAGTTAAAAGATGATTATATTCATCACTCTTCTAAGTATGCAGATTTTGTACATAGAGCTTCGTTTGAGGATAAAGAAGTTGAAGATTTTTACGGTAAAAGAGTTATTTATTCTGCTTTAGGAAATAAGTTTACTATATAA
- a CDS encoding tetratricopeptide repeat protein → MSSNDITIGKAFFKEDEGIHLYRYSVKETGEEIHGFSASLRTRTLLFLALIILLFTSCSNEKVELKKSTYNLEQCNKKTYTNKDLNAYKKLIENNEIQGYNCVGLYYMREKDYKKAKEYFNKGKDKGNIESYTQLGSLYSNFLNNKEKAIEYYTIAANNGEAKAAHNLGVIYDKKFAYKEALKWYEKSFEMGDTYSLLAMGHIYRKQKNYEKAIKTFEDAAKLGELEAYHSLGVFYGKEKQFKDLKKVEEYFQKGYELGSGLCAGAMGAHYEEDLKNYEKAIEWYKKGFELKSEASANRLGFIYWEVLKDYKKAIYWFNKGYEELNCISCLASVANVYTSNKEYEKSIKWYELAYEKGNKKAAYNLGLTYQDYLKNKNKAIYWYKKAVKTNAKYNAINRLKELGVIYE, encoded by the coding sequence ATGAGTAGTAATGATATAACCATAGGAAAAGCCTTTTTTAAAGAAGATGAAGGGATACATTTATATAGATACTCAGTAAAAGAGACAGGAGAAGAGATACATGGATTTAGTGCAAGCCTTAGAACTAGAACTCTTTTATTCCTAGCTTTAATCATACTATTATTTACCTCATGTTCAAACGAAAAAGTTGAACTAAAAAAAAGCACCTATAATCTAGAACAATGTAATAAAAAAACCTACACAAATAAAGATTTAAATGCTTATAAAAAATTAATAGAAAATAATGAGATACAAGGGTACAACTGCGTAGGTTTGTATTATATGAGAGAAAAAGATTATAAAAAAGCAAAAGAGTATTTTAATAAAGGCAAAGATAAAGGGAATATAGAATCTTATACTCAATTAGGAAGCTTATATTCAAACTTTTTAAATAATAAAGAAAAAGCAATAGAGTATTACACAATAGCCGCAAATAACGGTGAAGCAAAAGCAGCACATAATCTAGGGGTAATTTATGATAAAAAATTTGCTTATAAAGAGGCATTAAAATGGTATGAGAAATCTTTTGAGATGGGAGATACCTATTCTCTTTTGGCAATGGGACATATATATAGAAAACAGAAGAATTATGAAAAGGCTATAAAAACATTTGAAGATGCTGCGAAGTTGGGAGAATTAGAAGCATATCATAGTTTGGGGGTTTTTTATGGGAAAGAGAAACAATTTAAAGATTTAAAAAAAGTAGAAGAATATTTTCAAAAAGGTTATGAATTAGGTTCTGGTTTATGTGCTGGGGCAATGGGTGCACATTATGAAGAAGATTTAAAAAATTATGAAAAAGCAATAGAGTGGTATAAAAAAGGGTTTGAACTAAAAAGTGAAGCATCTGCTAATAGACTGGGCTTTATATATTGGGAAGTTTTAAAAGATTATAAAAAGGCTATATATTGGTTTAATAAAGGGTATGAAGAGTTAAATTGTATCTCTTGTCTTGCTAGTGTTGCAAATGTATATACAAGTAATAAGGAGTATGAAAAATCTATAAAATGGTATGAATTAGCTTATGAAAAAGGGAATAAAAAAGCAGCATATAATTTAGGTTTGACTTACCAGGATTATTTAAAAAATAAAAACAAGGCAATATATTGGTATAAAAAAGCAGTTAAAACAAATGCAAAATATAATGCAATAAATAGATTAAAAGAGTTAGGAGTAATATATGAGTAG
- a CDS encoding tetratricopeptide repeat protein: MKQIKKFLSLALLIVVFTSCTNEKTELKKSNYDIKQCNKPVYTIEDLNAYKKLIENNEIQGYNCVGLYYMREKDYKKAKEYFNKGKDKGNIESYTQLGSLYSNFLNDKEKAIEYYTIAANNGEAKAAHNLGVIYDKRFAYKEALKWYEKSFNAGDTYSLLAMGHIYRKQKNYEKAIKTFEDAAKLGDTRGYFNLGIFYDKEKAFRDKKKSYDYFIKCYEMGLGKCAGAIGQGYEEDLKDYDKAIEWYKKGFELGSKESITRLGLLYKTILKDYDKSIEWYKKGFERLNCLDCAFSVGLNYQDLKDYKKAIEWFLKGYNQGYPDSAYALGYLYENDLKDKENAIKWYKKSLKSGSKYDAKYHLKKLGVIYE, encoded by the coding sequence ATGAAACAGATAAAAAAGTTTTTATCTTTAGCCTTGCTTATAGTTGTATTTACCTCTTGCACAAATGAAAAGACAGAATTAAAAAAAAGTAATTACGATATAAAACAATGTAATAAACCTGTATATACAATAGAAGATTTAAATGCTTATAAAAAATTAATAGAAAATAATGAGATACAAGGGTACAACTGCGTAGGTTTGTATTATATGAGAGAAAAAGATTATAAAAAAGCAAAAGAGTATTTTAATAAAGGTAAAGATAAAGGGAATATAGAATCCTACACTCAATTAGGAAGCTTATATTCAAACTTTTTAAATGATAAAGAAAAAGCAATAGAGTATTACACAATAGCCGCAAATAACGGTGAAGCAAAGGCAGCACATAATCTAGGGGTAATTTATGATAAAAGATTTGCATATAAAGAGGCATTAAAATGGTATGAGAAATCTTTTAATGCTGGTGATACTTATTCTCTTTTGGCAATGGGGCATATATATAGAAAACAGAAGAATTATGAAAAGGCTATAAAAACATTTGAAGATGCTGCGAAGTTGGGAGATACAAGAGGATATTTTAATTTAGGTATATTTTATGATAAAGAGAAAGCTTTTAGAGATAAAAAGAAGTCTTATGATTATTTCATTAAATGTTATGAGATGGGATTAGGAAAATGTGCAGGAGCTATTGGACAAGGATATGAAGAAGATTTAAAAGATTATGATAAGGCAATAGAGTGGTATAAAAAAGGGTTTGAACTTGGAAGTAAAGAATCAATTACGAGATTAGGACTTTTATATAAAACTATTTTAAAAGATTATGATAAATCAATAGAGTGGTATAAAAAAGGTTTTGAAAGACTTAATTGTTTGGATTGTGCTTTTAGTGTCGGTTTAAATTATCAAGATTTAAAAGATTATAAAAAAGCTATAGAATGGTTTTTAAAAGGATATAATCAAGGTTATCCCGATTCAGCATATGCCCTTGGATATTTATATGAGAATGATTTAAAAGATAAAGAGAATGCAATAAAATGGTATAAGAAATCACTTAAAAGTGGTTCTAAATATGATGCAAAATATCATCTTAAAAAATTAGGAGTAATATATGAGTAG
- a CDS encoding lysophospholipid acyltransferase family protein, with translation MKLFLVTKVVPFIMQLFVRFIYISSKKVFHHPKIDSKEPFIVAFWHGELLMQPFNYKRIRPKGKVSAMISEHKDGEAITRTVEYLGIDSIRGSSTRGGAKALIGAIKELKAGYDIAITPDGPKGPRHSVADGIVAISQKTNARILIFNCRPTKYWQFNSWDKFIVPKPFGKLEFFIQEPLDISSLEQKEAKELIQDKMLLNAMK, from the coding sequence ATGAAACTTTTTTTAGTTACGAAAGTTGTTCCTTTTATAATGCAGCTTTTTGTTAGATTTATCTATATAAGCAGCAAAAAAGTTTTTCATCATCCAAAAATTGACTCTAAAGAGCCTTTTATAGTCGCTTTTTGGCACGGAGAACTTTTGATGCAACCTTTTAACTATAAAAGAATAAGACCCAAGGGAAAAGTAAGTGCCATGATAAGTGAGCACAAAGACGGTGAAGCTATTACCCGTACGGTTGAGTATTTAGGAATTGATTCTATTAGGGGATCAAGTACAAGAGGAGGAGCGAAAGCTTTAATCGGAGCAATTAAAGAGTTAAAAGCCGGATATGATATTGCAATTACACCTGACGGACCAAAAGGTCCAAGACATTCCGTTGCAGATGGAATTGTAGCTATTTCACAGAAAACAAATGCTAGAATACTCATATTTAACTGTAGACCGACTAAATATTGGCAATTTAATTCTTGGGATAAGTTTATTGTTCCCAAGCCTTTTGGAAAATTGGAGTTTTTTATTCAAGAACCTTTGGATATAAGCTCTTTGGAACAAAAAGAGGCAAAAGAGTTGATTCAAGATAAAATGCTTTTAAATGCAATGAAATAA